TGCAGAACCGCGAGCCCGCAGCGCATGAATACACGGTGATGCGCAAGGACGGCAGTCGTTTCCCGGTGCTCATTCACTCCAACCCCGTTGTCCGCGACGGCCGTCCTCTGGGCCTGCGGGGCATTGTCGTGGATATCACGGGGCTCAAGCACGAGCAGGCGGAAAAGGAAGCGCTGCGCGAGCGTCTGCATCTGATGGAGAAAATGGATGCCATTGGAAAATTGGCGGGCGGCATAGCGCATGATTTCAACAATCAGCTCGCGGGCATCAACGGTTTTGCGGAACTGATAATCCGTACGGCGAACACGGAGCCCCCCGAAAAGATCACGGGCTATGCCGCTCGGATAAAAAATATCGGCACCCGCGTCGCGGAGCTCACGTCCCATCTACTCGCGTTCGCCCGTAAGGGCAAGTACCTCTCAGTCCCGGTCGATATTCACCGGATCATCGACGATACCTGCATTATCCTCGAACGAAGCATCGATAAACGCATCCATATCGAACGGACATTATCCGCGCCGTCGCCGGTGATCGAGGGCGATCCCTCACAGCTGCAGAGCATGCTTCTCGATCTTGCGATAAATGCCCGCGATGCCATGCCATCCGGCGGCACATTGTCCATGACTACGAGCGAGACATATCTGTCCGATGGCGATCCGCTGCTGGCCTCATACGGGATAGGTCCGGGCAGTTTCGTGCGGCTGGCCGTGAAGGATACCGGCATCGGCATGACGAACGAGGTACAGCAGCGCATGTTCGAACCGTTCTTTACCACCAAAGGAGCCGGCGTCGGTACCGGCATCGGGCTTGCGGCCGTCTACGGTACCGTGCGCAATCACAAAGGCTGTATCGATGTGAAAAGCGCGACAGGGGCGGGTTCCGAGATCGCCGTGTATCTTCCATTGGCCCATGAAAGAACGGCCTCGGCCGGCGCAGAGCCGCCGGTGCCAGATCGGTTGCCGCCGGCTGCAGCGGGCACGCATGTGCTCATCGTCGATGATGAAATGACCATCCGTGACCTGATCTTTTCCCTGCTGACCGCGATGGGATATCAGGTGACCCGTGCGGCGGACGGGATCGAGGCCGAATCATTGTATCGAGACCATTGGCGAACGATCGATATCGTTCTGCTTGACATGATGATGCCGAGGCTTGGCGGACGAGCGACCTGGGAGCGATTGCGGGCGATCAACCGCGATGTCAAGGTGATACTGATCTCCGGGTACAGCATCGAAGGTGACGCGCAGGAGATGCTGGCCGAGGGAGTGCAGGGATTCCTCCAGAAACCGTTCGAGGTAAAAGCACTTGCCGCTGAGATACACCGGATATCGGGGAACGCACACCCTCTCACCCCAGCGTGAACTTAATGACAGCCCCCTTCTTCGACGGGCGGCTGTTCTCGTCGCGGAAATGCTTCGGTATATCGATGACCACGCCGTCGCTTCCCTGTTTGAAGCGGAGCGCATCATTCATCCCGAGCATCGACACCGATGCGATATTCTTTCCCGCAAGCGAAGTGAGTTTCATCGAGCCGACATCGAAGTGGCTGCTCGGCCAGCGGAGGAATATCGCATAGACCGTCTTCCCGTCCTTGCTCCGCGTATAACGGACATGACGCCCTTCCTGATAGACATCGTAACGCCGCGTATCGTATATCGCCTCGCCGTACGCCGAGAGCCATGCGCCGGTATATGCGAAGCGGTCCTTCACATCGGGATGGAATTCACCCGTCGGCGACGGACCGTAGCCCACCTGGAATATCCCGCCCTTCGCCGTAACATCGACGAGATTATCGATTATCCATTCGCCCGGCTTGTACTCGTCATAGCTCATGTAGGAGAAATTGATGCTGCCCGGGTATATCGCTTTCCACGGACGCCCCATCTTATTCAAATTATGCTGATCATAGAGCTCCTTCGCCGATTCCTTTTCGCTCGGGATGCTGCGTTCCGGCGTATGATGATCACCGTAGGCGCCGATGCCGCGGTTCCTTATCATCATGTTCGGCTGAAGCCGCCGTGCCATCTTCACCGTCTCGATGATATCCTTTGTGAAGCCGTGCTCCTCGTCAGGAAGATTCATATCAAGTGACAGAATATCGATGGGTCCGTAATTGGCGGAAAGCTCGCGCATCTGTTCGCGATGGCGTTGAATCATCCGGCGATACCCCGCCGGATCGCTTTTCGGGGGATAGTCCCTGTCGAGGTGCGGGGTCCATCGATCGCAGCGGAAATCCATGTCGAACCAGTCGATATGCGAGAAGTAGAGCCCGATCCCCAGATCGCGCTTACGCCCCGCGTCGATGAGCTCGCGGACCACATCGCGTTTGAACGGTGTTTCCATGATGCTGTAGCTCATATCGCAGTCGACGATCTTTCCCTCGTTCGGCGGCGTGTGCCCCATGCGGCGCTTTATTCGTGTCTTCGTGTCGTACATCGAAAAGCCGTCGTGATGCTTCGTCGTGAACGAGAAGAATTGTATCCCTCCGTCCTTCATCATCTGTGTCCACTCATCGGCATTGAATTTCGACGGGTTCCATTCCAGCGCTTTCTTCTCGTACTCAGCATGCATCGGATGGCCGGCACGCGGCAGCCCCCATGATTCGCGGAAATTGAACATGCAGTACGGGCCCCAATGAATGCGCAGCCCGAATTTCCGGTCGAGGAATCGCTCTATCGCCTCTTCGCTCGCATGGACATAATCGTCGTCCACGCCGCGGTAGTCGGGGTATCTCTCTTCGAGCCGCTTTTTCGCCGCCGCCTGTTCCTTGGTCACGGTATCGCTCATGTGCCGCTCCTTGTTTTCTATGGTATATCGATAATACCGTTGTGCGAAAGCGGCTAATACCGTACTGTTCCTGATGTATACGAGATTACGATGCGAATCAGCGCGGCGCTTGGTATGCGCAGCACCCTATTCCCCGTAACGCTCCCTGACA
This portion of the Spirochaetota bacterium genome encodes:
- a CDS encoding alpha-L-fucosidase, which codes for MSDTVTKEQAAAKKRLEERYPDYRGVDDDYVHASEEAIERFLDRKFGLRIHWGPYCMFNFRESWGLPRAGHPMHAEYEKKALEWNPSKFNADEWTQMMKDGGIQFFSFTTKHHDGFSMYDTKTRIKRRMGHTPPNEGKIVDCDMSYSIMETPFKRDVVRELIDAGRKRDLGIGLYFSHIDWFDMDFRCDRWTPHLDRDYPPKSDPAGYRRMIQRHREQMRELSANYGPIDILSLDMNLPDEEHGFTKDIIETVKMARRLQPNMMIRNRGIGAYGDHHTPERSIPSEKESAKELYDQHNLNKMGRPWKAIYPGSINFSYMSYDEYKPGEWIIDNLVDVTAKGGIFQVGYGPSPTGEFHPDVKDRFAYTGAWLSAYGEAIYDTRRYDVYQEGRHVRYTRSKDGKTVYAIFLRWPSSHFDVGSMKLTSLAGKNIASVSMLGMNDALRFKQGSDGVVIDIPKHFRDENSRPSKKGAVIKFTLG
- a CDS encoding PAS domain S-box protein; protein product: MQERDYTVRHDSIGGIGSQPFSCDGTSLMMFRSPEQRTGSPALRDSFHENVIRASMVIGLTLTTVFAVYSIITGEQLDTFFNALSAFGLAIGLAVFQWKKMFKVGGFFAILSLLPLLLYDVITASGYSMDILWSLLLPVIAILLLGRVIGSLVLSAYWLTAAVLLFTVSRALSPDIKYTFLILFGVITFCIWLLETFRIRAFDLHIESERAFRAFVDELPQIIFEFDDNGRFTYVNEPALRAFGYSRDDLKAGVYAAQMFPPEDRDKALSFIRERMQNREPAAHEYTVMRKDGSRFPVLIHSNPVVRDGRPLGLRGIVVDITGLKHEQAEKEALRERLHLMEKMDAIGKLAGGIAHDFNNQLAGINGFAELIIRTANTEPPEKITGYAARIKNIGTRVAELTSHLLAFARKGKYLSVPVDIHRIIDDTCIILERSIDKRIHIERTLSAPSPVIEGDPSQLQSMLLDLAINARDAMPSGGTLSMTTSETYLSDGDPLLASYGIGPGSFVRLAVKDTGIGMTNEVQQRMFEPFFTTKGAGVGTGIGLAAVYGTVRNHKGCIDVKSATGAGSEIAVYLPLAHERTASAGAEPPVPDRLPPAAAGTHVLIVDDEMTIRDLIFSLLTAMGYQVTRAADGIEAESLYRDHWRTIDIVLLDMMMPRLGGRATWERLRAINRDVKVILISGYSIEGDAQEMLAEGVQGFLQKPFEVKALAAEIHRISGNAHPLTPA